Genomic DNA from Deltaproteobacteria bacterium:
TAGGCGAAGTCGGCGAAGATATCTCCCGAAGCAATGGAGTCTATAAAAAGCTTTTGGGGCTTGAGCCTCTTACCCAGACACGAGAAGACCCCATCCAAAAGGTAAAGAAGATCTTTGTCTCATGTCAGGATCCGATCACCCACTTTTTGAACAAGTCATACCCGATAAGGCCTATTCCCAGCAGAGAGCAGATGATGGCAAAGAGGTCTCCATGTCTGGCGTAGAAGGTCATTCCTTCGCCCCTGAGATCTATCTCCTTTGTTAACACCTCGCGCGTAAAGAGTCCGCTGGCCTTTTGGATCCTCCCCCAAGGATCGACAAAGGCGCTTATCCCGGTGTTGGCCGCCCTGACCAACCATATCCTGTTCTCTATAGACCTGAAGGTCGCCTGGGCGAGGTGTTGGTATGGGGCGGATGTCCTTCCGAACCAGGCATCATTGGTGATGGTCACCATAAAATTGGCCCCCTTGCGGACAAACTCCCTACAAAGTTCGGGGAAGATCACCTCAAAGCAGATCAAGACCCCGAACTTACCCTCTGGGGGCCGGAAGATCACTGCTTCTTCGCCTGCAGAGATGTTTCCTATGTCCACCAGCGAGCTGAAAAAGGGGAAAAGCCAGGAGAGGGGGACGTATTCGCCAAAGGGGACCAAGTGGATCTTGTCGTAACGATTCAGGATATGGGGGTCAGGAGAGAGGAGATAAGCACTATTGTAGATCTCTATCTCCTTTTCCCCTTTTTTGCAGGAGAGGCTACCGAAAAGGAGGTATGTCTTTAGCTGCTTAGGGATCGCCAATACCTCTTGGTCCAGCTCAGTACCCGAGGGGAAATAGGAAGGGAGGGCTGTTTCGGGCCAGACAATGAGTTTCGGCGAGGTTTCCTCTAGGTCGAAGGTGAGTCGTCGGTAGATCTCTAAGGTCTCCCGTTGAAATCCTCTGTCCCATTTTACATCCTGCTCTATATTCCCCTGGACCACTCCGACCTTAAGGGCCTTCCCAGTAGTCAAAGGGGAATGGATCTTCCAGGACCCATAGGCAAAGGCCAGGGCCAATAAGGCCATGGTGAAGATAGTGCCCTTGATGGGCATCCCCCTCCTCTCCCTCCAACTGATAAACCAAAGGGAAAGGAGGGTGCTGATCAAGGCCAGGAGGAAGGAGATCCCATAGACACCGGTGATGTCGGCTATCTGGACAAAGGGGGTGTTTAGATACTGAGAGTAGCCGAGCAGGGCCCAGGGGAACCCAGAGAGAAGAAAGGAGCGCAGGTATTCCAACCCCACCCAAATAGCGGGGAAGGCCACGATCTGGGCCCATCCCCCCTTTTTGTTAAAGTATGAACACAGGTAGGCGAAGCCCCCCCAGTAGAGGCTGAGGTAGAGGACCAAGAGGAGGAGGATGGGGATGGCGAGAAAGAGGGGGATATTACCGTACCTGTGGACGGCCACTACAATCCAGTAAAGGAGACCGAGATACGCAATCACCCCAGCAAAGGTCCCTAAAAAAAAGGCGTCCTTACCATCCTTTCCACGAGTACACAAAAAGAGTGGCACCAGGAAGAACCAGGCCAGGGGCCAGAGATCAAAGATGGGAAAGCTCAGGGCCAAAAGGGCCCCTGAAAGGGCGGCCCAGAAGTAGTCCTGCCTTTTCACCTGTGGGGATATCATGAAACGAAACTGCAGAAGAATTCCCCTATCTTGGAGACCGCATATTCCTGCTGTTCCCTAGTGAGTTCGGGATAGATGGGGAGGGCTAAGGTCTCCCTCGCGGCCATCTCGGCATTGGGGAAACCCCCTTCCTCATATCCCAGGTCTCTATAGCACTCTTGCAGGTGGAGGGGAAGGGGATAATAGACATCGGTCCCTATCCCTTCTTGGGAGAGGAATTCCCTGAGCTCGTCCCTTTTGGGGACCCTGATGACATATTGGTTATATATATGGCGGTTGCTGTATTGGACGTAAGGGGTCTCTATCCCCAGAGCTCGGTGGTCTATCTCCTCGAAGAGTTGGTCGTAGTAGGCGGCGTTTTCCCGCCTCTTCTGTGTCCACTCCTCCAAATGGCGGAACTTTACCAGGAGGATGGCAGCCTGCAGGGCGTCCAACCTACTATTTACGCCTATGATTTGATAATAGTATTTGGAAGCGGCGCCATGCACCCTGAGAAGCCTGACCCGGTGCGCCAGCTCGTCGTCATTGGTAGTAACCATCCCCCCATCGCCAAAGCCCCCCAAATTCTTGGAGGGGTAAAAGGAGAGGCATCCTAAATCCCCTGTGCTTCCCGCCCGCTGATGGTTGTGGGAGTCTTTTATGTAGTCAGACCCGATGGCCTGGGCGGCATCCTCAATGAGCCAAAGGCCATACCTTCGGGCCAGTTCCTTTATCGGCTCCATATCGGCACACTGACCAAAGAGGTGTACAGGGATGATGGCCTTGGTCTTAGGGGTGATCCTCTCCTCTATTTTAGCGGGATCCAGATTATAGGTCCTAGGATCTATGTCCACAAACACAGGTTTGGCACCCACCTTGGAGATGGAACCGGCCGTGGCAAAGAAGGTGAAGGGGGTGGTGATCACCTCGTCGACCGCCCCAACACCCACCGCCATCAGAGATATCATCAGGGCATCGCTACCCGAGGCAACACCTATCCCATGGCGGGCAGAGGAATAAGCTGCTATAGTCTCCTCCAAGGCCTTTACCTTCGGTCCCAAGATAAATTGTTGCTTTGAGATCACCTCGGCAAGGGCCTGATCGATCTCCCCTTTGATCCTCTGATACTGGGCCTTCAAGTCTAGAAAAGGGACCTTCATCCTCAACTCCTTTCACTTTCTATCGTTTTTACTTGTACTAACCCTTCATTGTCCACCTGAAAGACCTGCCAGCGATTAGGGATACCGAACTTTTTCTGCCACAGAGTGGACATGCGGTGACCGACCTGCCTTGCATTGTTCTGCGTGAGGGCAATTATGGAGGAGCCAGCTCCACTGAGAAAGCATCCCAAGGCACCCATGAGGTATCCTTCGTCGAAGACCTCGTAGAGTCCGGGGAGAAGCTCTGCGCGATGCGGTTGATGTAACTTGTCCTTCACCCCTTCCATCAGGACCCTTGAGTTTCCAGTGGCGAATCCGGCCACCAAGAGGGCGGTCCTGTTGAGGTTGAACTGGGCATCCTCAAAGGGGATGTGTGTGGCCAAGACCCTCCTTGACTCCTGGGTGGGTAGCTCCAGTTCAGGGATGATTGCCACTATCTTGAGGGGAAAGGCCACCGAAATCTTCACGAAAAAGACCTTTCCCTGAGATATGCAGGATACGGTGAACCCCCCCACCAAAGAAGGAGTAATGTTGTCCGGGTGCCTTTCAAGCCTTAGGGCGAGCTCCAGGATCAGGTGAGGGTTTAGTTCGAGGCCGGCCAAGAGGAAGGCCGCTGCTATGCTCCCAACACACACCGCACCGCTGCTGCCCAGGCCGCGACCGAGGGGGATGTTGTTGATGAAGGATATCTTGAGACCATGGGGAGAATGGCCTACTGACTGGAAGACCTCCTTGGCGGCCCGATAGGGGAGGCTTTCTTCAGGTGTTATTTCCCCTAGTCTCTCTGCCCCTTCTCCCTCACAATGGACAATTACCCCCTCATCGATCTCTTCCATCTCCAAGTAGTTATAGAGATTGAGGGCCAGCCCCAAGGTATCAAAGCCAGGTCCGATATTTGAAGTAGAAGCGGGTATCCTCAGCCTGGCCTTTTTCATCAGTTGTTCAAGCCCTGCAGGGGGGCTGGAATTCTTCCTCCCCTTTGGATGAATTTATCCGCCTTCCCCTCCTTGAGGGGAAGGATGGGGGCCTCCCCCAACAGCCCTCCGAACTTGACCCAATCCCCAGGCCCTTTGTTGGGGGCGGGGATTATCCTGACCCCTGTGGTCTTGTTGTTAATTACCCCTATGGCCATTTCATCGGCGATGATGGCCGAGATGGTCTCAGGGGTGGTATCCCCAGGGATGGCGATCATGTCAAGACCCACGGAACATACCGCAGTCATCGCCTCCAATTTCTCCAGGGTGAGCCACCCTTCAGCAGCTGCCCTCACCATCCCTGCGTCCTCACTTACCGGGATAAAGGCCCCACTCAGTCCTCCTACATAAGAAGAGGCAAAGGCCCCTCCCTTTTTTACCGCATCGTTTAACATGGCCAGGGCAGCAGTGCTCCCCGGGCCACCGACCCTCTCCACTCCGATCTTCACCAGGATATCGGCCACACTATCCCCCACCGCGGGGGTGGGGGCCAAAGAGATGTCCAGGATCCCAAAGGCCACCCCCGATCTCTTGGATAGCTCCCTGCCCACCATCTCCCCTACCCTGGTGATCTTAAAGGCGGCCTTTTTGATGGCCTCAGCCACTTCTCCTAAACTGGCCCCATCCATTCGTTCCAAGACGTTGCGGATCACCCCTGGGCCGCTCACCCCTACGTTGATGGCTGCCTCTGGTTCACCAGGGCCATGGAAGGCACCGGCCATAAAGGGATTGTCCTCCACTGCGTTGGCGAAGACCACCAGCTT
This window encodes:
- a CDS encoding homoserine kinase encodes the protein MKKARLRIPASTSNIGPGFDTLGLALNLYNYLEMEEIDEGVIVHCEGEGAERLGEITPEESLPYRAAKEVFQSVGHSPHGLKISFINNIPLGRGLGSSGAVCVGSIAAAFLLAGLELNPHLILELALRLERHPDNITPSLVGGFTVSCISQGKVFFVKISVAFPLKIVAIIPELELPTQESRRVLATHIPFEDAQFNLNRTALLVAGFATGNSRVLMEGVKDKLHQPHRAELLPGLYEVFDEGYLMGALGCFLSGAGSSIIALTQNNARQVGHRMSTLWQKKFGIPNRWQVFQVDNEGLVQVKTIESERS
- a CDS encoding DegT/DnrJ/EryC1/StrS family aminotransferase, encoding MKVPFLDLKAQYQRIKGEIDQALAEVISKQQFILGPKVKALEETIAAYSSARHGIGVASGSDALMISLMAVGVGAVDEVITTPFTFFATAGSISKVGAKPVFVDIDPRTYNLDPAKIEERITPKTKAIIPVHLFGQCADMEPIKELARRYGLWLIEDAAQAIGSDYIKDSHNHQRAGSTGDLGCLSFYPSKNLGGFGDGGMVTTNDDELAHRVRLLRVHGAASKYYYQIIGVNSRLDALQAAILLVKFRHLEEWTQKRRENAAYYDQLFEEIDHRALGIETPYVQYSNRHIYNQYVIRVPKRDELREFLSQEGIGTDVYYPLPLHLQECYRDLGYEEGGFPNAEMAARETLALPIYPELTREQQEYAVSKIGEFFCSFVS
- a CDS encoding PFL family protein — encoded protein: MTLEFSAEEILETVEMIEAFNLDVRTVTMGINLQDCAHSDSQKTGEKIRKKITQLAAHLRKDAKDIELKYGIPIVNVRIAVTPVANLLTRPSVDDFLYLAHILDSAAAEVDIDFLGGYSALVQKGFTPTERALIDSIPYALSQTERVCSSVNVASTKAGINMDAVYIMGRTIKETAALSAERDGIGCAKLVVFANAVEDNPFMAGAFHGPGEPEAAINVGVSGPGVIRNVLERMDGASLGEVAEAIKKAAFKITRVGEMVGRELSKRSGVAFGILDISLAPTPAVGDSVADILVKIGVERVGGPGSTAALAMLNDAVKKGGAFASSYVGGLSGAFIPVSEDAGMVRAAAEGWLTLEKLEAMTAVCSVGLDMIAIPGDTTPETISAIIADEMAIGVINNKTTGVRIIPAPNKGPGDWVKFGGLLGEAPILPLKEGKADKFIQRGGRIPAPLQGLNN
- the lnt gene encoding apolipoprotein N-acyltransferase, with the translated sequence MISPQVKRQDYFWAALSGALLALSFPIFDLWPLAWFFLVPLFLCTRGKDGKDAFFLGTFAGVIAYLGLLYWIVVAVHRYGNIPLFLAIPILLLLVLYLSLYWGGFAYLCSYFNKKGGWAQIVAFPAIWVGLEYLRSFLLSGFPWALLGYSQYLNTPFVQIADITGVYGISFLLALISTLLSLWFISWRERRGMPIKGTIFTMALLALAFAYGSWKIHSPLTTGKALKVGVVQGNIEQDVKWDRGFQRETLEIYRRLTFDLEETSPKLIVWPETALPSYFPSGTELDQEVLAIPKQLKTYLLFGSLSCKKGEKEIEIYNSAYLLSPDPHILNRYDKIHLVPFGEYVPLSWLFPFFSSLVDIGNISAGEEAVIFRPPEGKFGVLICFEVIFPELCREFVRKGANFMVTITNDAWFGRTSAPYQHLAQATFRSIENRIWLVRAANTGISAFVDPWGRIQKASGLFTREVLTKEIDLRGEGMTFYARHGDLFAIICSLLGIGLIGYDLFKKWVIGS